The genomic DNA TTGGACTAGGTGCCGTATTAACACCAATTGGTGAACCACTATCTACCATCGCTACTAGCAAACTCAATCAAGATTTCTTCTACTTATTTAGACTGCTTGGTACAGATATTATTATCGGTGTAATTGTGTTCGGGCTACTCGCCGCAGTGATGATCAAACCGAAAGAAAAACAAGATCGCCTAAAAGCCAACCACGATACAGAATCTTATGTAGCTATCCTCATTCGCGGTTTTAAAGTCTATCTATTCGTCATGGCATTGACATTTCTTGGTGCTGGTTTTGAACCGTTCATCGAAAAATATTTACTTGATTTAAGCCCGTTTGTACTCTATTGGATTAATATGATTTCAGCAGTTCTTGATAATGCTACGTTAACAGCCGCAGAAATCAGCCCTACGATGGACGAACCAACCATTAGAGCCATTTTACTTGGACTTCTTATTAGTGGAGGAATGTTAATCCCCGGGAATATTCCCAACATTATTGCCGCAGGGAAACTCAATATTAAAAGTATCGAGTGGGCACGTTTCGCTGTTCCAATTGGTCTTATTGCAATGGTTGCTTATTTCATCGTCATTGTTATGGCAGGTTAACTAGACACAAGCACAGTCCTTCATGGATTGTGCTTTTTGCTCAGCTACTAAAAAAGGAGTGATTTACTTGGAAGCACAACAGTACTTGGCACGATTCACT from Sporosarcina sp. FSL K6-1522 includes the following:
- a CDS encoding DUF1646 family protein, which encodes MILGLTIILVLVLFLPFTVKIVERNLEVFLFIMGISAVIVSKVLDKELVFKALEDPLHITLAVIVAGLLFRWFQGPIEKGILGMSKAMPLRLFLALVVIFLGLISSLITAIIAAIVLVAVVSVLRLDRKSEIRLVILTCYSIGLGAVLTPIGEPLSTIATSKLNQDFFYLFRLLGTDIIIGVIVFGLLAAVMIKPKEKQDRLKANHDTESYVAILIRGFKVYLFVMALTFLGAGFEPFIEKYLLDLSPFVLYWINMISAVLDNATLTAAEISPTMDEPTIRAILLGLLISGGMLIPGNIPNIIAAGKLNIKSIEWARFAVPIGLIAMVAYFIVIVMAG